TGCAGAAAACCCTTTTTGAGGAAATGAAGGCGCGCTTACCAGCAACGGACAGCTCAGTGCCCGTGCCTGATGGGCCGTGGCTTTATGGGCGCCGCTACCAGGAGGGTGAACAATACCCGCAGTTCACCCGCGCCAAACGCGGCCAGCCAGCCGGCACAGAGACCACCCTTAAAGGGGCTGTCGGGCTAGAGGTGCTTCTGGACGTGCCGTCACGTGCGGCCAACCAGCCCTTCTATAGCCTGGGCGGGGTGGCGCACAGCCCTGACCATGCCTTCCTGGCCTTTTCAGAAGACACGCAAGGGTCAGAAGTTTACCGCATCCACGTGCGTGACCTCACCACAGGCGCCCTCATGGCTGGCGTTGCTGAAAACACCACAGGCAGTTTCGTCATCTCCCCAGACAGCCAATGGCTGTTCTGGGTGCACCGTGACGACCATGGCAGGCCCAGTGCGATTTGGCGCAGGCCCCTTCAGGATGGCAGCGCCAAGCCGGTGCTGGTTTTCAAGGAAACCAATCCTGGCTATTTCCTGGAACTGGGGGTCAGCCTGTCACGCGACTGGATCATGGTCACGCGCGGCGACCATGACACCAACGAAACGTTACTCATCCCGGCCAGCCAGCCCACGGCAGCGCCCATCCCCTTTGCCCCCGTCAAGGCTGGTGAGCGCTACAGCCTCACCCATTGGGGGGACCGGTTCATCATCACCACCAATCACCTGGCCCAAGGCGCTGAAGGTGAACGGGCGGTTGATTTCCAGCTCATGCAGGTGGAGGACAATCCAGAAACGCTGCGCCAAGGGCGGGCAGCCTGGGAACCATTCCTGCCACACCAGGCTGGTCGTTACATACTGGGCGCCAGCGCCTGCCAGAACTGGCTGGCTTGGAGCGAACGTCACGATGGGCTGGAGACGATCCAGGTCATCAGCCGCACCAAGGCACTCCAAACCACGCCTGCAACCATGCGCATGGCTGCGCGCGCCATCAAGCCGCGCGAGGAGGCCTCCTCGCTATCGCTTCTGGGCTTCTTGGAATGGCAGCCTGCCGAAGGGGAGCCTGAGCTGCGCTACATCTACCAAAGCCCAACGACCCCACCCCATTGGTATGACCACAACCCCACCACAGGTGAGGACGCCCTGCGCAAGGTGCGCGCTGTGCCTTCAGGCCACAACCCCGAAGATTACGTGACCAAGCGCTTGCATGCGCGTTCTGACGATGGCGCGCTGGTACCTATTACCGTGTTGATGAAGCGTGGCCAGGCGCTGGACGCCACAGCACCTTTGCTGCTTTATGGTTATGGCTCTTATGGCATCCCCATGGAGGCCAGCTTCTCCACCACAGCCTTAAGCCTGGTGGACAGGGGGTGGATTTATGCTGTGGCCCATGTGCGGGGTGGCTCTGAAAAAGGTTGGAACTGGTTTCTGGAAGGGCGCGGCAAAAACAAGCCCAACACCTTCCGGGACTTCATTGCCGCTGCCAACCACCTTGTCGCTGAAGACTACACGGCGCCAAA
The sequence above is drawn from the Formicincola oecophyllae genome and encodes:
- a CDS encoding S9 family peptidase, whose amino-acid sequence is MTTSNTTQPPQAPVPKAPHAPQRPVTHEQLGRTRTDPYGWMKDERWQEILRDPTLLRPDIRQHLECENAYAAATLQATEELQKTLFEEMKARLPATDSSVPVPDGPWLYGRRYQEGEQYPQFTRAKRGQPAGTETTLKGAVGLEVLLDVPSRAANQPFYSLGGVAHSPDHAFLAFSEDTQGSEVYRIHVRDLTTGALMAGVAENTTGSFVISPDSQWLFWVHRDDHGRPSAIWRRPLQDGSAKPVLVFKETNPGYFLELGVSLSRDWIMVTRGDHDTNETLLIPASQPTAAPIPFAPVKAGERYSLTHWGDRFIITTNHLAQGAEGERAVDFQLMQVEDNPETLRQGRAAWEPFLPHQAGRYILGASACQNWLAWSERHDGLETIQVISRTKALQTTPATMRMAARAIKPREEASSLSLLGFLEWQPAEGEPELRYIYQSPTTPPHWYDHNPTTGEDALRKVRAVPSGHNPEDYVTKRLHARSDDGALVPITVLMKRGQALDATAPLLLYGYGSYGIPMEASFSTTALSLVDRGWIYAVAHVRGGSEKGWNWFLEGRGKNKPNTFRDFIAAANHLVAEDYTAPKRIVAQGGSAGGMLMGAVANMAPGLFAGIAAQVPFVDVLNTMSDASLPLTPPEWPEWGNPLTNAEDYDLIASYSPYDNITSQPYPPILAMGGLSDPRVTYWEPAKWIARLRDTGQGGPFLCRINMEAGHGGSSGRYKRLEESALVQAFAIWAVGRQGLVQLQTQ